One Branchiostoma floridae strain S238N-H82 chromosome 1, Bfl_VNyyK, whole genome shotgun sequence genomic region harbors:
- the LOC118411306 gene encoding calmodulin isoform X3 has translation MPKQAGGKKKDHLRFNPSHLGEYADQLTEEQIAEFKEAFSLFDKDGDGTITTKELGTVMRSLGQNPTEAELQDMINEVDADGNGTIDFPEFLTMMARKMKDTDSEEEIREAFRVFDKDGNGFISAAELRHVMTNLGEKLTDEEVDEMIREADIDGDGQVNYEEFVTMMTSK, from the exons ATGCCAAAGCAAGCTGGTGGCAAAAAGAAGGATCATCTGAGGTTCAATCCAAGCCATTTGGGAGAGTAT GCAGATCAGCTGACAGAGGAACAGATCGCTG AATTCAAGGAGGCCTTCAGCCTCTTCGACAAGGATGGTGATGGCACCATCACCACAAAAGAGTTGGGCACAGTGATGAGGTCACTGGGACAGAACCCAACAGAGGCAGAGCTGCAGGATATGATCAATGAAGTTGATGCAGATG GTAATGGTACGATTGACTTCCCTGAGTTCCTCACAATGATGGCCCGGAAGATGAAGGACACAGACAGTGAGGAGGAGATCCGTGAAGCATTCCGCGTGTTCGACAAGGATGGTAACGGCTTCATCAGTGCAGCAGAGTTGCGCCATGTTATGACCAATCTTGGAGAGAAGCTAACAGACGAGGAAGTGGATGAGATGATCCGGGAGGCAGATATCGATGGTGACGGCCAAGTCAACTATGAGG AATTCGTCACCATGATGACGTCCAAATGA
- the LOC118411306 gene encoding uncharacterized protein LOC118411306 isoform X4, whose amino-acid sequence MSDQAKPRCAPVAPTACLFCAPGRKIEKSETTPYGFDMDSKDKELTLADATTQPRRAHDTTCTPNCVSFAPNTSKKGKKKKSQKGPYGFDIEDIEDEDLISIGWSNWDGLSDPTRLDITPESVLSPGNPLSDVGGAALGNKSDSTHYYVSHIVQKTSMRFI is encoded by the exons atg AGCGATCAAGCCAAACCCCGATGTGCGCCCGTTGCTCCTACTGCCTGTTTGTTCTGTGCCCCTGGAAGAAAGATTGAAAAGTCGGAGACCACCCCGTATGGCTTCGACATGGATAGCAAAGACAAAGAGTTAACATTG GCCGACGCGACAACCCAACCTCGTCGCGCTCACGACACTACATGTACGCCCAACTGTGTGTCCTTTGCCCCAAATACTTCCAAGaaagggaagaagaaaaaatctcAGAAGGGGCCGTATGGTTTCGACATTGAGGACATAGAAGACGAAGATCTG ATTTCTATTGGCTGGAGCAATTGGGACGGCCTGTCGGATCCAACACGCTTGGATATTACACCAGAGAGCGTTCTGTCACCTGGAAACCCATTAAGCGATGTTGGTGGTGCTGCGTTGGGGAATAAATCTGACTCGACACACTACTATGTTTCACATATAGTGCAAAAAACAAGCATGCGGTTCATATAA
- the LOC118411306 gene encoding calmodulin-alpha isoform X6, translated as MADQLTEEQIAEFKEAFSLFDKDGDGTITTKELGTVMRSLGQNPTEAELQDMINEVDADGNGTIDFPEFLTMMARKMKDTDSEEEIREAFRVFDKDGNGFISAAELRHVMTNLGEKLTDEEVDEMIREADIDGDGQVNYEEFVIMMSK; from the exons ATG GCAGATCAGCTGACAGAGGAACAGATCGCTG AATTCAAGGAGGCCTTCAGCCTCTTCGACAAGGATGGTGATGGCACCATCACCACAAAAGAGTTGGGCACAGTGATGAGGTCACTGGGACAGAACCCAACAGAGGCAGAGCTGCAGGATATGATCAATGAAGTTGATGCAGATG GTAATGGTACGATTGACTTCCCTGAGTTCCTCACAATGATGGCCCGGAAGATGAAGGACACAGACAGTGAGGAGGAGATCCGTGAAGCATTCCGCGTGTTCGACAAGGATGGTAACGGCTTCATCAGTGCAGCAGAGTTGCGCCATGTTATGACCAATCTTGGAGAGAAGCTAACAGACGAGGAAGTGGATGAGATGATCCGGGAGGCAGATATCGATGGTGACGGCCAAGTCAACTATGAGG AATTCGTGATCATGATGTCCAAATGA
- the LOC118411306 gene encoding calmodulin isoform X5 yields MADQLTEEQIAEFKEAFSLFDKDGDGTITTKELGTVMRSLGQNPTEAELQDMINEVDADGNGTIDFPEFLTMMARKMKDTDSEEEIREAFRVFDKDGNGFISAAELRHVMTNLGEKLTDEEVDEMIREADIDGDGQVNYEEFVTMMTSK; encoded by the exons ATG GCAGATCAGCTGACAGAGGAACAGATCGCTG AATTCAAGGAGGCCTTCAGCCTCTTCGACAAGGATGGTGATGGCACCATCACCACAAAAGAGTTGGGCACAGTGATGAGGTCACTGGGACAGAACCCAACAGAGGCAGAGCTGCAGGATATGATCAATGAAGTTGATGCAGATG GTAATGGTACGATTGACTTCCCTGAGTTCCTCACAATGATGGCCCGGAAGATGAAGGACACAGACAGTGAGGAGGAGATCCGTGAAGCATTCCGCGTGTTCGACAAGGATGGTAACGGCTTCATCAGTGCAGCAGAGTTGCGCCATGTTATGACCAATCTTGGAGAGAAGCTAACAGACGAGGAAGTGGATGAGATGATCCGGGAGGCAGATATCGATGGTGACGGCCAAGTCAACTATGAGG AATTCGTCACCATGATGACGTCCAAATGA
- the LOC118411306 gene encoding calmodulin isoform X1: MFRTTKRVTLAVHTVSAPCTRKTSLFGRLGFPQSNVCRVRQRRTCRAQVYAPRSLPTQLGDGHVLADQLTEEQIAEFKEAFSLFDKDGDGTITTKELGTVMRSLGQNPTEAELQDMINEVDADGNGTIDFPEFLTMMARKMKDTDSEEEIREAFRVFDKDGNGFISAAELRHVMTNLGEKLTDEEVDEMIREADIDGDGQVNYEEFVTMMTSK, from the exons ATGTTCAGAACGACGAAGCGTGTTACACTTGCAGTGCACACAGTCAGTGCACCATGCACGCGTAAAACAAGCCTTTTTGGTCGTCTCGGGTTTCCGCAGTCTAATGTTTGCAGGGTGAGACAAAGACGTACCTGTCGTGCGCAGGTGTATGCCCCGCGAAGCCTGCCTACGCAACTTGGGGATGGGCATGTGTTG GCAGATCAGCTGACAGAGGAACAGATCGCTG AATTCAAGGAGGCCTTCAGCCTCTTCGACAAGGATGGTGATGGCACCATCACCACAAAAGAGTTGGGCACAGTGATGAGGTCACTGGGACAGAACCCAACAGAGGCAGAGCTGCAGGATATGATCAATGAAGTTGATGCAGATG GTAATGGTACGATTGACTTCCCTGAGTTCCTCACAATGATGGCCCGGAAGATGAAGGACACAGACAGTGAGGAGGAGATCCGTGAAGCATTCCGCGTGTTCGACAAGGATGGTAACGGCTTCATCAGTGCAGCAGAGTTGCGCCATGTTATGACCAATCTTGGAGAGAAGCTAACAGACGAGGAAGTGGATGAGATGATCCGGGAGGCAGATATCGATGGTGACGGCCAAGTCAACTATGAGG AATTCGTCACCATGATGACGTCCAAATGA
- the LOC118411306 gene encoding calmodulin-A isoform X2, with protein MFRTTKRVTLAVHTVSAPCTRKTSLFGRLGFPQSNVCRVRQRRTCRAQVYAPRSLPTQLGDGHVLADQLTEEQIAEFKEAFSLFDKDGDGTITTKELGTVMRSLGQNPTEAELQDMINEVDADGNGTIDFPEFLTMMARKMKDTDSEEEIREAFRVFDKDGNGFISAAELRHVMTNLGEKLTDEEVDEMIREADIDGDGQVNYEEFVIMMSK; from the exons ATGTTCAGAACGACGAAGCGTGTTACACTTGCAGTGCACACAGTCAGTGCACCATGCACGCGTAAAACAAGCCTTTTTGGTCGTCTCGGGTTTCCGCAGTCTAATGTTTGCAGGGTGAGACAAAGACGTACCTGTCGTGCGCAGGTGTATGCCCCGCGAAGCCTGCCTACGCAACTTGGGGATGGGCATGTGTTG GCAGATCAGCTGACAGAGGAACAGATCGCTG AATTCAAGGAGGCCTTCAGCCTCTTCGACAAGGATGGTGATGGCACCATCACCACAAAAGAGTTGGGCACAGTGATGAGGTCACTGGGACAGAACCCAACAGAGGCAGAGCTGCAGGATATGATCAATGAAGTTGATGCAGATG GTAATGGTACGATTGACTTCCCTGAGTTCCTCACAATGATGGCCCGGAAGATGAAGGACACAGACAGTGAGGAGGAGATCCGTGAAGCATTCCGCGTGTTCGACAAGGATGGTAACGGCTTCATCAGTGCAGCAGAGTTGCGCCATGTTATGACCAATCTTGGAGAGAAGCTAACAGACGAGGAAGTGGATGAGATGATCCGGGAGGCAGATATCGATGGTGACGGCCAAGTCAACTATGAGG AATTCGTGATCATGATGTCCAAATGA
- the LOC118411295 gene encoding protein STPG4-like isoform X2 gives MSARTASAPSTTYDSSLEQVTMVSAAPMKKRKKSENMMWEGPRSGREWWRSWLKETPVPGTYETRDFLEDQELNPVPITYNFKNEGRKKDADVLRRGDTLLPGAYNLKDFLYPMQKSLYTYSFKNSNRDNNRVLIGVRDKDHRVAPWEYETRFPPVQKSGSKHSMFRSSSQRVPKYFVPKDGPGPGEYEYRPPSTAKTVTSSFRSRTPRFPTSHTKVPGPGSYESTYQYPKQPGTVAKMGRHHGLFFNNSFDVVV, from the exons ATGTCGGCGCGCACGGCTTCTGCCCCGTCAACTACGTACGACAGCAGTCTGGAACAGGTGACCATGGTCAGCGCCGCACCCATGaagaag AGAAAGAAGAGCGAGAACATGATGTGGGAAGGGCCCAGGTCTGGCCGAGAATGGTGGCGTTCTTGGTTAAAG GAGACCCCGGTGCCTGGGACGTACGAAACCCGCGACTTTCTCGAAGACCAGGAGCTGAACCCGGTGCCCATCACCTACAACTTCAAGAACGAGGGGCGGAAAAAAGACGCTGACGTGCTAAGACGAGGAGACACCCTCCTTCCCGGTGCCTACAATCTTAAAGACTTTCTGTACCCCATGCAGAAGTCTCTGTACACCTACTCCTTCAAGAACTCTAACAGAGACAACAACAGGGTTCTCATAGGGGTCAGGGATAAG GACCACAGAGTTGCTCCATGGGAGTATGAGACGAGATTCCCTCCTGTCCAGAAGTCTGGGTCAAA GCACTCGATGTTCAGGTCCAGTAGCCAGAGGGTCCCTAAGTATTTCGTCCCG AAGGACGGCCCGGGCCCAGGGGAGTACGAGTACCGCCCGCCCTCCACAGCCAAGACGGTCACGTCAAGTTTCCGGTCCAGGACACCGAGATTCCCTACCTCACATACC AAGGTACCTGGACCTGGATCGTACGAGTCGACCTACCAGTACCCGAAACAGCCCGGAACTGTGGCGAAGATGGGACGGCATCACGGACTCTTCTTCAACAATAGTTTTGACGTCGTGGTCTAA
- the LOC118411295 gene encoding protein STPG4-like isoform X1: MSATGSHPSRAPTRERSGSVMTKDTIATDIDSGKRKKSENMMWEGPRSGREWWRSWLKETPVPGTYETRDFLEDQELNPVPITYNFKNEGRKKDADVLRRGDTLLPGAYNLKDFLYPMQKSLYTYSFKNSNRDNNRVLIGVRDKDHRVAPWEYETRFPPVQKSGSKHSMFRSSSQRVPKYFVPKDGPGPGEYEYRPPSTAKTVTSSFRSRTPRFPTSHTKVPGPGSYESTYQYPKQPGTVAKMGRHHGLFFNNSFDVVV; encoded by the exons ATGTCTGCTACCGGGTCCCATCCTTCCCGGGCCCCGACCAGGGAACGGTCCGGGTCGGTCATGACGAAAGACACCATCGCTACAGACATCGATTCTGGAAAG AGAAAGAAGAGCGAGAACATGATGTGGGAAGGGCCCAGGTCTGGCCGAGAATGGTGGCGTTCTTGGTTAAAG GAGACCCCGGTGCCTGGGACGTACGAAACCCGCGACTTTCTCGAAGACCAGGAGCTGAACCCGGTGCCCATCACCTACAACTTCAAGAACGAGGGGCGGAAAAAAGACGCTGACGTGCTAAGACGAGGAGACACCCTCCTTCCCGGTGCCTACAATCTTAAAGACTTTCTGTACCCCATGCAGAAGTCTCTGTACACCTACTCCTTCAAGAACTCTAACAGAGACAACAACAGGGTTCTCATAGGGGTCAGGGATAAG GACCACAGAGTTGCTCCATGGGAGTATGAGACGAGATTCCCTCCTGTCCAGAAGTCTGGGTCAAA GCACTCGATGTTCAGGTCCAGTAGCCAGAGGGTCCCTAAGTATTTCGTCCCG AAGGACGGCCCGGGCCCAGGGGAGTACGAGTACCGCCCGCCCTCCACAGCCAAGACGGTCACGTCAAGTTTCCGGTCCAGGACACCGAGATTCCCTACCTCACATACC AAGGTACCTGGACCTGGATCGTACGAGTCGACCTACCAGTACCCGAAACAGCCCGGAACTGTGGCGAAGATGGGACGGCATCACGGACTCTTCTTCAACAATAGTTTTGACGTCGTGGTCTAA